Proteins from one Thaumasiovibrio subtropicus genomic window:
- the rarD gene encoding EamA family transporter RarD has protein sequence MNQQQQTRRGVVLAISAYTMWGIAPIYFKAIAHVDAAEILSHRVIWSFVLLGLLLTVMKAWPQVMQILRNPAQMKFLVASALLVGGNWLLFIWSVANNYMLEASLGYFINPILNVILGMVFLNERLRALQWAAVGLSFIGVAIQVATFGSLPWISLVLASSFGCYGLLRKKVSVGAHEGLFIETAVMLPLALGYLMMATSSTANLLANPLSLNLLLMAAGVVTTLPLLCFTGAATKLNLSTLGFFQYIGPSLMFILAVTLYDERLEPENVSTFGFIWLALALFTFDAVKHTRRQRKLRAA, from the coding sequence ATGAACCAACAACAACAGACTCGTCGTGGTGTAGTACTGGCCATTTCCGCCTACACCATGTGGGGTATTGCCCCTATTTACTTTAAAGCGATTGCCCATGTCGATGCGGCAGAGATCCTGAGTCATCGCGTGATATGGTCTTTTGTCTTACTCGGTCTATTACTGACTGTAATGAAGGCCTGGCCTCAAGTCATGCAGATACTGCGCAATCCTGCCCAGATGAAGTTTCTCGTCGCGTCCGCGCTGCTCGTCGGTGGAAACTGGCTATTGTTTATCTGGTCGGTTGCGAACAACTATATGCTCGAAGCAAGCCTCGGCTATTTCATTAATCCTATCTTGAATGTCATTTTAGGTATGGTCTTTTTGAATGAAAGACTGCGCGCGTTGCAGTGGGCGGCGGTGGGTTTATCGTTTATCGGCGTTGCCATTCAGGTCGCAACCTTCGGCTCTCTGCCGTGGATATCTCTGGTGCTGGCAAGTAGCTTTGGATGCTATGGTTTGCTGCGTAAGAAAGTCAGCGTCGGTGCCCATGAGGGATTATTTATTGAAACCGCGGTCATGTTACCACTGGCACTCGGCTATCTGATGATGGCAACCTCTAGTACCGCCAACCTGCTCGCGAACCCACTCTCACTCAATCTACTGTTAATGGCAGCAGGTGTGGTCACGACCCTTCCTCTGCTCTGCTTTACTGGGGCGGCAACTAAACTCAACCTTTCCACCTTGGGCTTTTTCCAATACATCGGCCCAAGTTTGATGTTCATTCTCGCAGTCACCCTTTACGACGAACGTTTGGAGCCTGAAAATGTCTCCACATTCGGTTTTATTTGGTTAGCACTTGCACTGTTTACCTTTGACGCGGTAAAACATACCCGACGCCAACGTAAATTACGTGCTGCTTAA
- the recQ gene encoding ATP-dependent DNA helicase RecQ, translating to MSEAALAMSDAPTPQQVLEEVFGYDSFRDGQADVIEAAVEGRDCLVIMPTGGGKSLCYQVPALVRRGLTLVISPLISLMKDQVDQLRANGVAAACINSTMAREELIDTFNAMYNGELKLVYVSPERVLMPDFIDHLYQLPLSLIAVDEAHCISQWGHDFRPEYAALGRIREHFQQVPVMALTATADEATRGDILHRLSMKDPLVHMGSFDRPNIRYNLVEKHKPLAQLVRYVTNLRGQCGIIYCNSRKRVEQLTEKLCDNHVRAAAYHAGLENTERQRVQEAFQRDDLHVVVATVAFGMGINKPNVRYVVHYDIPRNIESYYQETGRAGRDGLPAEAMMLYDPSDLAWLRRMLDEKEEGAQKQIESHKLNAMGAFAEAQTCRRQVLLNYFGEFREEPCGNCDICLDPPKKFDGVEVAQKALSCVYRVNQSFGIGYVVDVLRGMSNQRVRDHGHEKLTTYGIGREHSHEYWVSILRQLIHRGFLVQNITRSSTLQLTEEARPLLRGEMPLELAVPRLDLTARSRKQDKLAIRHYDKKLFAKLRQLRKQIADDENIPPYVVFNDASLMEMAEMLPTSPGEMLAVNGVGQRKLEKFGDQFLDVIEAHLIQSAE from the coding sequence ATGAGTGAAGCGGCTTTAGCCATGAGTGATGCCCCAACCCCTCAGCAAGTGCTGGAGGAGGTCTTTGGCTACGATTCATTTCGTGATGGACAGGCGGATGTCATTGAGGCTGCTGTTGAAGGTCGCGACTGCCTTGTGATTATGCCGACAGGTGGCGGTAAGTCGTTGTGTTACCAAGTGCCTGCTTTGGTCAGGCGTGGACTTACCTTAGTCATTTCTCCCCTCATCTCATTGATGAAAGACCAAGTTGATCAGCTACGTGCAAACGGTGTGGCGGCTGCTTGTATTAACTCGACGATGGCGCGGGAAGAACTCATTGATACCTTTAACGCCATGTACAACGGTGAGTTGAAGCTGGTCTATGTTTCGCCAGAGCGGGTGTTAATGCCCGACTTTATTGATCACCTTTATCAACTCCCTCTCTCCTTAATTGCGGTGGATGAAGCCCATTGTATCTCGCAATGGGGGCATGACTTCCGCCCGGAATACGCCGCTTTGGGGCGTATTCGCGAGCACTTTCAGCAGGTGCCTGTGATGGCCTTGACGGCCACTGCGGATGAAGCGACACGGGGGGATATTTTACATCGCTTGTCGATGAAAGACCCACTCGTCCACATGGGCAGTTTCGATCGTCCCAATATTCGTTATAACTTGGTTGAGAAGCACAAACCGCTGGCGCAGCTTGTTCGCTATGTCACTAACTTGCGGGGCCAGTGCGGCATCATTTACTGCAATTCGCGTAAGCGTGTCGAGCAACTCACCGAAAAGCTCTGTGATAACCATGTTCGTGCGGCGGCATACCATGCAGGGCTGGAAAACACAGAGCGCCAACGGGTACAAGAAGCCTTCCAACGCGATGATCTGCACGTTGTCGTGGCAACCGTTGCCTTCGGGATGGGTATCAATAAACCTAATGTTCGCTATGTGGTGCATTACGATATTCCGCGTAATATTGAATCTTACTATCAGGAAACAGGGCGTGCAGGGCGAGATGGTCTACCCGCTGAAGCCATGATGTTGTATGACCCTTCCGATTTGGCATGGTTGCGCCGTATGCTCGACGAAAAAGAAGAGGGCGCGCAAAAGCAAATTGAAAGCCATAAGCTCAATGCGATGGGGGCATTTGCCGAAGCGCAAACTTGCCGTCGTCAGGTATTACTGAACTATTTTGGTGAGTTCCGTGAAGAGCCTTGTGGTAATTGCGACATCTGCCTTGACCCACCTAAAAAGTTTGATGGGGTCGAAGTGGCTCAGAAAGCGCTCTCTTGTGTTTATCGCGTGAATCAAAGCTTCGGTATTGGGTACGTTGTTGACGTACTGCGTGGCATGTCGAACCAGCGAGTGAGAGATCATGGCCATGAAAAGCTGACGACATATGGCATCGGGCGCGAACATAGCCATGAGTACTGGGTCAGTATTTTGCGTCAGTTGATTCATCGCGGCTTCTTGGTGCAGAACATCACCCGTAGTTCGACATTGCAACTCACCGAAGAAGCGCGTCCCTTATTGCGAGGGGAGATGCCTCTGGAGCTTGCGGTACCGAGACTCGATCTCACTGCACGTAGTCGCAAGCAAGATAAGTTGGCAATACGCCACTATGACAAAAAACTCTTCGCGAAACTGCGTCAGCTCCGCAAGCAAATTGCCGATGATGAGAATATTCCACCCTATGTTGTCTTCAATGATGCTAGCCTGATGGAAATGGCAGAGATGTTACCGACCTCGCCGGGAGAGATGCTCGCGGTGAACGGTGTCGGACAACGTAAGTTAGAGAAGTTTGGCGATCAGTTTTTAGATGTGATCGAAGCGCACCTTATTCAAAGTGCAGAATAA
- a CDS encoding DUF3630 family protein, with protein MMISLYAFYPETRTLVLRTPEFDVDSFPTLGKEIVAQLGCRILEQQQDSDMHLWLLDFKGTHLMLKSEGYSQSCWLEALSKEDEEVLMFLANWLK; from the coding sequence ATGATGATTTCTCTATACGCCTTTTATCCAGAAACTCGCACATTGGTTTTACGTACCCCTGAATTTGATGTGGACTCATTCCCTACGCTGGGCAAAGAGATCGTTGCCCAGTTAGGATGTCGAATTCTTGAACAGCAGCAAGACAGTGATATGCATTTGTGGCTGTTGGATTTTAAAGGTACCCACTTAATGCTTAAGAGCGAAGGCTACAGTCAAAGTTGTTGGTTGGAGGCATTGAGCAAGGAGGATGAGGAAGTCCTGATGTTTCTCGCTAATTGGCTAAAATAG
- a CDS encoding 7-cyano-7-deazaguanine/7-aminomethyl-7-deazaguanine transporter — translation MTTHFSAAQQRQALLWLVSFHLLIIASSNYLVQLPFTIFGLHTTWGAFTFPFIFLATDLTVRIFGAPLARRIIGVVMLPALILSYTLSVVFYNGEYQGFAPLSEFNLFVARIAVASFMAYLLGQILDVQIFNRLRENKAWWVAPTCSTLLGNALDTLAFFGIAFYNSPDAFMAEHWVEIALVDYGFKILISLGLFVPLYGVLLNFLVKKLTAVRQPLQSQQV, via the coding sequence ATGACGACGCATTTTTCTGCCGCGCAACAGCGTCAGGCCCTATTGTGGTTAGTGAGCTTTCACTTACTGATCATTGCTTCAAGTAACTACCTTGTGCAGTTGCCCTTTACGATATTCGGTTTGCACACCACTTGGGGGGCGTTTACCTTCCCATTCATCTTTCTGGCAACAGACTTAACGGTCCGTATTTTTGGTGCGCCACTCGCGCGACGTATTATCGGTGTGGTTATGCTACCGGCATTGATACTGTCTTACACCTTGTCGGTGGTGTTCTATAACGGTGAGTATCAAGGCTTCGCACCGTTAAGTGAGTTTAATCTGTTTGTTGCGCGTATTGCCGTGGCGAGTTTTATGGCATATCTGTTGGGACAGATTTTAGATGTGCAGATTTTCAACCGCTTACGTGAGAACAAAGCTTGGTGGGTTGCGCCAACATGCTCAACATTGCTGGGGAATGCATTGGATACATTGGCATTCTTCGGTATCGCTTTTTATAACAGTCCAGATGCTTTTATGGCTGAGCACTGGGTAGAAATCGCACTTGTCGATTACGGTTTTAAGATCCTTATCAGTTTGGGCCTGTTTGTCCCGCTTTATGGTGTGCTATTGAATTTTCTGGTCAAGAAGCTTACCGCGGTGCGTCAACCATTGCAGTCTCAGCAAGTGTGA
- a CDS encoding GNAT family N-acetyltransferase, whose protein sequence is MMIRVTECHVDQAATALTLIPELGEETAASLAARIADKPALLLIAYCHDEIAGVKLGYAENSTTFYSWLGGVAPDHRGKGVAQLLLEVQEKWVVEQGYQALTVKSQNRYPAMLRLLLRNGYVITHCEVKERVEFNRIYFSKSII, encoded by the coding sequence ATGATGATTCGAGTCACTGAATGCCACGTTGATCAAGCGGCGACAGCATTAACCTTGATCCCAGAATTAGGTGAAGAAACGGCAGCGAGTTTAGCGGCTCGGATTGCTGATAAACCTGCACTGTTGTTGATCGCTTACTGCCATGATGAGATAGCTGGCGTGAAGCTTGGGTATGCGGAAAACAGCACAACCTTTTACAGCTGGCTAGGAGGCGTCGCGCCAGATCATCGTGGTAAAGGGGTTGCGCAGCTACTGCTCGAAGTGCAAGAGAAGTGGGTTGTTGAACAAGGTTATCAAGCTCTCACTGTAAAATCTCAGAACCGTTACCCTGCAATGTTGCGCTTATTATTGCGAAACGGCTATGTCATTACACACTGTGAGGTCAAAGAGCGGGTGGAATTTAACCGAATTTACTTCAGCAAATCAATAATTTAA
- the elbB gene encoding isoprenoid biosynthesis glyoxalase ElbB → MKKIAVILSGCGVFDGAECNEVILSLLAIEQQDAKWDCFAPDKTQHHVLNHHSGEEIAEPRNVMVEAGRLVRGSIAPLSTLDANDYDALLVPGGFGVAKNLSDFAFKGAECQLDPDFKRATKAFASAEKPAGYLCIAPALLPLIYGPGVKATLGNDDDEAVGAFTQLGGEHVACPVNDFVLDQSRRLLSSPAYMLAGSIKEAQTGISKLVEKLVALA, encoded by the coding sequence ATGAAAAAGATCGCCGTAATTTTGTCCGGTTGCGGAGTATTTGATGGTGCGGAGTGCAATGAGGTCATACTCAGCTTACTCGCTATCGAGCAGCAAGACGCCAAATGGGACTGTTTTGCACCCGATAAAACGCAGCATCATGTACTCAATCATCACAGCGGAGAGGAAATCGCAGAGCCTCGCAATGTCATGGTTGAGGCGGGTCGCTTAGTGCGAGGGAGCATTGCACCACTTTCGACACTTGATGCCAATGACTACGATGCTCTGCTTGTGCCAGGTGGATTCGGCGTGGCTAAAAACCTCTCCGACTTTGCCTTTAAAGGTGCTGAGTGCCAGCTTGACCCCGACTTCAAACGTGCGACGAAAGCCTTTGCCAGTGCAGAAAAACCCGCCGGTTATCTCTGCATCGCACCGGCGCTCCTCCCCTTGATTTATGGACCCGGTGTAAAAGCGACGTTGGGCAACGATGACGATGAGGCTGTTGGCGCATTTACTCAGCTAGGTGGCGAGCATGTCGCCTGTCCCGTCAACGATTTTGTCTTAGACCAAAGCCGACGCTTGCTGAGTTCACCCGCCTACATGCTGGCTGGTAGCATTAAAGAAGCACAAACAGGAATCAGTAAATTGGTAGAAAAACTGGTGGCGTTGGCGTAA